The Aggregatilinea lenta genome includes a region encoding these proteins:
- a CDS encoding tetratricopeptide repeat protein codes for MALPPDLPHDTPSDVANLPVQPPDPLFGRDAELNAVRFALESKAAVLLHGPSGIGKTALAARLAEEYGEHHEVLWFTLNGDPLHAMLNQIARAYDSEVVSPEDDLGAQIERVRGLLQDDEPLVVLDGQVDAGAARQLIEQCAAGVPVLLTHPQPLNGPWSQREIARLDRDAANAMLIHLAGPDLEADLMDLMALGERLGGHPLAISIAGHHLAVGAAAPAALLAQMSGLPAARLNPSAEVVAAAYRLLPPALRGMLLLVGTTFTGGASEELLADVSGAPDSALRAGLRQIVARGLAIERTAYNQPYFATHEIVQAFVRALLAGKHQLDALSRRHVAGLLSYVRRHTRADTPDDYDRLTAEIDTIMAAGRYMTRARLDDALQTLIELLDPDEPESFITTCNYQPEFDWLLYMMVYPDSAGDVGTEVEFAAPATPHTPAPEPQAATPEDIPADSPAPISLPKDMSQPDEWSALEAGNPLSEPEDADDEWDYTAETEEDAQQAVLEMDEDSGDAELLAPPESEINPDEDEDALQPLDIMSLAEPLADAELLDSDVPDVEVADEPEAVAVHHAPTEEPTMPSIAPAVDADRLFEQAKTARDQGDLAEAGTYYGQALEAYTAAEDTQGQLAALQALAEVGLTRREYEYALSYLEQGLRLTENINAPQAEGHLLALLGDLEAALGKHEGAEDAYREALNLLHPFEDWLAIGQILDKLGVQYLAQERYRDAVATLEQTTTIFERVHRPDLLGPALDRLGEAHAALLHWDPAKTAYTRALRLARDGSDPDWTYDLLVDLGAVTETSGDQPGAIRIYQQALRVALDLGDPAEIGHILLTLARMLMDDTMQINRAVQLLEGAVERLPENTDARRLLSRAKARQERLTGAGVTLAAPEPSLDAFALPLTDTQPNTLP; via the coding sequence ATGGCCCTACCACCAGATCTTCCGCACGATACGCCTTCAGATGTCGCCAATCTCCCGGTTCAGCCGCCCGATCCGCTGTTTGGACGCGACGCAGAACTGAATGCGGTGCGCTTTGCGCTCGAAAGCAAGGCCGCCGTGCTGCTGCATGGTCCGTCAGGCATCGGCAAGACGGCGCTCGCAGCGCGTCTCGCGGAAGAGTACGGCGAGCATCACGAGGTCCTGTGGTTCACCCTCAACGGCGATCCGCTGCACGCCATGCTCAACCAGATCGCACGCGCCTACGACAGCGAGGTCGTCAGCCCAGAGGATGACCTGGGCGCGCAAATCGAGCGCGTGCGCGGGCTGCTTCAGGACGACGAGCCGCTTGTGGTGCTGGACGGTCAGGTCGACGCCGGAGCCGCGCGGCAACTCATCGAGCAGTGTGCGGCGGGCGTGCCGGTGCTGCTCACGCATCCGCAACCACTCAACGGACCGTGGTCGCAGCGCGAAATCGCCCGGCTCGACCGAGACGCCGCCAACGCCATGCTCATTCACCTCGCCGGACCGGATCTCGAAGCGGATTTGATGGACCTGATGGCGCTGGGCGAGCGGCTTGGCGGTCACCCGCTCGCGATCTCGATTGCGGGGCATCATCTGGCTGTGGGCGCAGCCGCGCCCGCCGCACTGCTGGCGCAGATGTCTGGCCTACCTGCCGCGCGACTTAACCCGTCCGCAGAAGTCGTCGCGGCGGCGTACCGCCTGCTGCCACCTGCACTGCGCGGCATGCTGCTGCTGGTGGGCACCACCTTCACCGGCGGCGCAAGCGAGGAGCTGCTGGCCGACGTCAGCGGCGCGCCCGACAGCGCCCTGCGCGCGGGGCTGCGCCAGATCGTCGCACGCGGGCTGGCGATCGAGCGTACCGCGTACAACCAGCCCTACTTCGCCACCCACGAGATCGTGCAGGCGTTCGTACGCGCGCTGCTGGCCGGGAAGCACCAACTCGACGCGCTGAGCCGGCGTCACGTGGCAGGGCTGCTGAGCTACGTGCGGCGGCATACCCGCGCCGACACGCCCGACGATTACGACCGGCTCACCGCCGAGATCGACACGATTATGGCGGCAGGACGGTACATGACCCGTGCCCGCCTGGACGACGCGCTGCAAACGCTGATCGAGCTGCTCGATCCCGACGAACCGGAGAGCTTCATCACCACCTGCAATTATCAGCCGGAATTCGATTGGCTGCTGTACATGATGGTCTACCCGGACAGCGCGGGGGACGTCGGGACGGAGGTGGAATTCGCCGCGCCCGCCACACCGCACACCCCAGCGCCGGAACCGCAAGCCGCAACGCCGGAAGACATCCCGGCGGACAGTCCTGCACCGATCTCGCTCCCGAAAGACATGTCGCAGCCGGACGAGTGGTCCGCGCTGGAAGCGGGCAACCCGCTCAGTGAGCCAGAAGACGCCGACGACGAGTGGGACTACACGGCAGAAACGGAAGAAGACGCGCAGCAGGCCGTGCTGGAAATGGACGAAGACTCCGGCGATGCCGAGCTGCTCGCGCCGCCGGAATCTGAGATCAATCCCGACGAGGACGAGGACGCGCTGCAGCCGCTCGACATTATGAGCCTCGCCGAGCCGCTGGCAGACGCCGAACTACTCGACAGCGATGTGCCTGACGTCGAGGTCGCAGACGAGCCGGAGGCCGTGGCCGTACATCACGCGCCCACCGAAGAGCCGACCATGCCGTCCATCGCGCCCGCCGTCGACGCGGATCGGTTGTTTGAGCAAGCGAAAACTGCGCGGGATCAGGGCGATCTGGCCGAAGCCGGGACATATTACGGGCAGGCCTTAGAAGCCTACACGGCAGCGGAAGACACGCAGGGCCAGCTCGCCGCGTTGCAAGCGCTGGCCGAGGTGGGCCTGACACGCCGCGAGTATGAATATGCGCTGAGCTACCTTGAACAGGGGCTGCGCCTGACCGAAAACATCAACGCGCCGCAAGCCGAGGGCCACCTCTTGGCGCTGCTCGGCGACCTGGAAGCGGCGCTGGGCAAGCACGAAGGCGCGGAAGACGCCTACCGCGAAGCGCTCAACCTGCTGCATCCCTTTGAAGACTGGCTGGCGATCGGGCAGATCCTCGACAAGCTCGGCGTGCAGTATCTGGCGCAGGAACGCTATCGCGACGCGGTGGCGACGTTGGAGCAGACCACGACCATTTTCGAGCGCGTTCACCGGCCCGACCTGCTCGGTCCGGCGCTGGACAGGCTCGGCGAGGCGCACGCCGCCCTGCTGCACTGGGACCCGGCCAAAACCGCCTACACGCGCGCGCTCAGGCTGGCGCGCGACGGCAGCGACCCGGACTGGACCTACGATCTGCTGGTGGACCTGGGCGCTGTGACCGAGACCAGCGGCGACCAGCCCGGCGCGATCCGCATCTACCAGCAGGCGCTGCGGGTCGCGCTTGACCTGGGCGATCCCGCCGAGATCGGGCACATTCTGCTGACGCTGGCCCGTATGCTGATGGACGATACGATGCAGATCAACCGGGCCGTGCAGCTATTGGAAGGCGCGGTCGAGCGGCTGCCGGAAAACACCGACGCACGCCGCCTGCTGAGCCGGGCCAAAGCACGTCAGGAACGGCTCACCGGGGCGGGTGTCACACTCGCCGCGCCGGAACCGTCGCTGGACGCCTTCGCGCTACCGCTGACGGATACGCAACCGAACACGCTGCCGTAA
- a CDS encoding Trm112 family protein, which produces MADDATSPAISPELLDILRCPIAVHYTDHGDDPGRLELAHGCWLVSKDSGYKYPIRDGIPVMLVEVGEKYKDVAVEDLPVPPPSED; this is translated from the coding sequence ATGGCAGATGATGCAACCTCTCCGGCCATCAGCCCGGAACTGCTCGACATTCTGCGCTGCCCTATCGCCGTGCACTACACCGATCACGGGGACGATCCGGGCCGCCTGGAACTGGCGCACGGCTGCTGGCTGGTTTCGAAGGACTCCGGCTACAAGTACCCGATTCGGGACGGCATCCCGGTGATGCTGGTGGAAGTAGGCGAAAAATACAAGGACGTCGCCGTCGAGGATCTGCCCGTTCCGCCCCCCAGCGAAGACTGA
- a CDS encoding alpha/beta fold hydrolase, with amino-acid sequence MPVVQVGDERLYVAARKLAESAYPPLVLIHGAGGSHLDWPPELRRLAGVRVLALDLPGHGKSSGAGRADTQVYAAAVAGLLETLDLPPAVLVGHSMGGGVAQEIAIYWPERVAGLVLISTGSKLPVAPDLPDRVINNRESTLDQIVAGSWGDGATPALTARNRENLLAVPPAVLSADYAACQRFDVRAALGRIAAPTLILVGSKDRMVPPKFSVTLAERIADSTLVQIEGAGHMLPLEQPGEVASAIEMWLAERTWAS; translated from the coding sequence ATGCCAGTCGTGCAGGTGGGGGACGAACGGTTGTACGTGGCCGCGCGTAAGCTTGCGGAGAGCGCCTATCCGCCGCTGGTGTTGATCCACGGCGCGGGCGGGTCGCACCTGGATTGGCCGCCGGAGCTGCGGCGGCTGGCTGGTGTGCGCGTGTTGGCTCTCGACCTGCCGGGGCATGGCAAATCGAGCGGGGCAGGGCGGGCCGACACGCAGGTGTACGCGGCGGCGGTGGCCGGATTGTTGGAAACGCTCGATCTGCCGCCTGCGGTGCTCGTCGGTCACAGCATGGGCGGCGGCGTCGCCCAGGAGATCGCTATCTACTGGCCGGAACGGGTCGCGGGGCTGGTGCTGATCAGCACGGGCAGCAAGCTGCCGGTCGCGCCCGATCTGCCCGACCGCGTGATAAACAACCGCGAGTCCACGCTAGACCAGATCGTCGCGGGGTCGTGGGGCGACGGTGCGACGCCCGCGCTGACCGCCCGCAATCGCGAAAACCTGCTGGCTGTGCCGCCCGCCGTGCTCAGCGCGGATTATGCCGCGTGCCAGCGCTTCGACGTGCGGGCGGCGCTTGGCAGGATTGCTGCGCCCACCTTAATATTAGTGGGAAGCAAGGATCGCATGGTCCCGCCCAAATTCAGCGTGACGCTGGCGGAGCGGATCGCAGACAGCACGCTGGTGCAGATCGAAGGCGCGGGGCATATGCTCCCGTTGGAGCAGCCCGGCGAAGTGGCCAGTGCGATTGAGATGTGGTTGGCGGAGCGGACATGGGCAAGCTGA